The Pogona vitticeps strain Pit_001003342236 chromosome 7, PviZW2.1, whole genome shotgun sequence genome segment ttcatgatgaaggcctctgggagtttgacccaaggttgggaaccaccgttcTAGGTCGTTTACCTGTCAAAACAGAAGGCATGGCTGTGTGGACCACCTTTCTGAAGGTCCCTCTGAACAAATCTGGGCGCCTGGACTGAATCAAAATGAAAGCCAAGTTTCTAGTTCTCATGGGTATGATGCAAAGAGATGATCCACCCCTACCAGAATTTCAAGAGCTGGAGGACCAATTAGCTTTCTGttccttaaggcagtggtccccaaccttgggcctccagatgttcttggactacaactcccagaagccttcaccaccacccctgctgcccaggatttctgggagctgaagtccaagaacatctggaagcccaaggttggggaccactgccttaagggaTGGGTTTCAAGCACACATGCTCATATTCTTCAAACCCTCAGAAGTAGATTAAGATTCAAGCACCACTGTCTgttcttgtctctccttctttGGCCTCTGAGAGCTTGAAACATAGAAAACCCTCAAGGCATGGGAGTCCCACCATCTGTCACTCCATTTCTCCCTGCTTTTGATCCCCTGGAAGAATCCTTAGCTATCATTCCAGGCTTGCATTGCAACTATAGTTTACTGTAACTTCCCAGTCCTTTGCTATGCTTGCTTTCCCCTCTTTATCTCTACTTTGGAGAATTTATCAGGGAGAATCTATATCTTTCTAAGACATTGCAGAAGAGTAGGACATCTTGATTATATCATGCATGAGAATCCACAGCAGAGCTCAGAACATTACATTTGGAAAGATCTCTTGACCATGACTCACTCTGTCAAAAAGCGAAGTTGGTGTTAATGTCGCTCTGGTTTTACAAGCAGCTTCTTGCGCTTTATTAAATTCATCGGGCACGGTATGAACCTGCTAAAATAATAGAGCGATATACTCTCCAGCTCCCCCTTGTGATTAATTCTGATACTGCACACGGGAAGTATTTCTACAGAGACAAAAATCAATGCCAACAAATATTTCCCTTTGCCTCCATATTTACAACAGACAGccaccaaatctctctctctctatctgtgtgtgtggtggtggtggtggtggggactctTTGCAgtttgttctttatttctttatctacatGGCTGGGCTTATCAGTAACCCAGAGGGGAAAAGattagaaaagaaacagaaataaaaggcaggTTTCTTAACCTCTCCCTTTCTAATTGAGTGACTTCCAAATGATCTTTTCgaggcaacttttccaagcttttcctGATCATTTGGGCTCACCCTAGCCTCTGGGCACACCCCACCTATTTACCTCTGCAACGTCTCAGGTGCACAGCTAGTTTTCTGTGGGTGTGGGCCCTTTTCTCCCGCTTCTCTTGGGATAATTTGAggacagagaagagaaaaggcTCCACCTGCTCCCGGTGTCTCCTGAGGTTAAGAACCGGTCGATGCCATTCCCTTTGGCACCCGGTCCTTGCCGGCTCGCGAGATGCCTTTCGGTCGGCTCAGAACAATCTGATAAAACCGGAACAAGCCTGCCCTGAACCTGGTCAAACGGCCTCTCTTGGCCCTTCACCTGGAGTTTGGTCCTTGTAGAGGATCTGACTgcaatccaaagaaacaagagaAGAGTGTAAGAGCTAGGAAGAGGGAAGTCTGAGGAATTAAAATTCCCCGCAACTGGTATTTCTTCAGCCAAAAATGACCCAGAAGCGCCAGCCAAGCTGATTTCCTAAATtcaacattttcttccttctgcatCCTGGGCGTGAGACATGAACCATTGACAGCGGTTGGATCGGATTCCctctgtctcctgatccccccctTTCTAACTTTTTCTCATTCAGCCCCTTGCCATCATCAGCCCTACGTTCTGAGGTCAACAGTTTTGATTGCCACTGTTTTCATAGACCTGGGGCCTTGATTTGCACACCGAAAAGGGATGGTCGGAGTAAGGGACATTTTGCAGCTGGAAACCCCCGGGACCCTAgattttcctatttaaaaaaaagtcacaaagGTTTGCTTTAGTGGTGGAAAGGGGCCTTTTGAAACGTGTAACTGTTCTGGTTaccacatttttaaaggaatgccaacaaactggagcaagttcagagaagggcaacaaggaggatcacaggggcctggaaaccaagccccaagAGGAAATACGGAAAAACCTGGGCAGGTTTAGCCAATTTTAGCTTAGTAAAGACTAAGGGGAcatattatagcacttttcaaatacatgaaaggttgtcctacagagaggagccaggatctgttctctatcatcccagagcgcaggacacttcacaatgggctcaagttaaaggaagccagatttagggtgaatatcaggaaaaacttcttaactgttagagtagtacgacatcggaacccatgacctcagggggaggtggtgagcactacattcaagagaaaatgggaccacccacccatcagatctgctttgatttggattcctgacttGAGCGGGGGGGGGTTGGATTTGGTGGTCTTCAAGGCCCCTTCGAACCCAATCGTTCTATGATTCTTATGAGTCTATTATTGTTTGATAGAGCAAACCAACGATGATCGGTTTATCTTACCGATATCTACACCACCTAGAAGACTTCTAGCTTCCCTCCAAAGTTCCTTCCCCTGGTGCCAGCGCTCTGACAAAGCTTGGTCGCCGTACATCACAGTGGGCGACTCTGAATCTCAGCCCTCTCGTGTGGCTCTCTGCCACCTTTCCGTACCCAACCTTATCTTGCTCGTAGAGAACATGGTGTGGCCACATTTGTACTGGATGTTCTTTTGGTCTAGCCAAGGTGGGACATGCCAACCTCTGCTGGAAGCACTTTGGAAACTAGAAGGTGAGGAGATAAACATTAGACACCCGTCCGACTGATAAAATTATACGAGCAAACATTTGCTTAAACGTTATCAGGACGAATGCggagtacttttttttttttcaaactcctGGAATTTCTAAGAAACCTCCATGGGTGGAGTGTCACGATCGGTTCGTTTGTTGGTTCTGCTTCTGAATCGAAACGGCGTGAGTCATAAAAGCAATTTTACAAGATCCATGGACGGACACCTTATGTAATATAGAACTAAGATCTTTAAATATGGGCAGACAAGGTCCTTTTGATTAGTAGAGTTTGTTCCCGTCATTTCCATGACTacgtaaaaataaaataaaatagcagttTAAAAAATTGACTCCCAGAAGACAGTGAATTGCAACCGGAATACAAAACTGCATGCTACTCGGGGAGTATTTCAAATTTTTGCAGATTTGttgatttcatttgtttcatttataggctgcctttctccaaatCAGAGGAGCCCCCAGGCAGCtcagaatattaaaaagaatagaattaaaaacatcagaagttaaagaggaaaaaaaaattaaacgtATGCTGATTATaatgcaattgaataattaaaagcaagtaaacatgaAAAATGagcttaactttaaaaaggcaatcagGGACTCCATTGTGATTATCTAAAACCGgcctgaaaagatgggttttCAGCTTTTGGTGGGAAAAGGacagcctgatctcctgagggaaagcattccacatcctgggagctgccaccgtcAAGACCCTGCCTTGTATCCCCATCAGCCACTCCTCGAATCTATTTCATTTCTGCAGCTCTCATGCGGTTCTCTCACTTTTTGCAGCTACTCTGGCTTGGAGTGAAccttcagaaaagtaacttttccagggcTCTGCTTCAAAGGAGCCTCCTCTCTCCCACCCACGTTGTCACGCAAAAACACACACTATAAATGCACTTAAGAGGTGCATAGAAAAAGGAACTGTAAAGAGAGAAGACCGAAAGAAGTGCTTCACAATGTCCAATCGAAAACGAACAGTGTAAGGACATAATACAATGAATATAAAACAACCATAGCATTCTTCCTATTGTTCTATCATCAATAATATATGTAGATGCAGGCAGGGCAGTGTGAATGGCATAATCTTGTATTAGGAACAAagtgctggataactcagtggtttaggtctttggagccagaggttgggagttcaaatcccccactgggcctccttgacaagggctggacctcACGATCCGTCGGGTCCCTTCCAACCCCACCGttctataatatatattatattatgagGACACGTCAATCAAAAATGTTTATATTTCATTTCAACCTCTCCTgatctttttcttccctttccgtTCTCAGTGATTCTGAGCATTTCCACCACCCCATCTACGGGAGCTGTTACACTTATAACAAGAACGGCACAGATGAATTCTGGAGAGCTTCCAAGCCCGGGATTCCTTACGGTACGGCCGGACGCGTAAATGGAGGAAATGAACAAGTTGCATGAATAGCGTCAGAACCAACCATTTCTATAATAGTTCCTTAATTATGAACCTTATTTCTTTCTGAGGTTCACCCCCTCTTTCAGAAACAACTTTTCCCTGGGTTATAGGAGAAGGCTGGTGTATttctattatatattattattattattatttcaatattGCTGGCGTTCTAACATACCTCAGTGCGCAGTGGCTCAGAACCACACACActtaggggtttttttgcttttagaaGCCCTGCGACAACCACAACACAGTATAATGCTTTTTTGTGCGGTGCTTTTCACAACCCCGGGAgaccccattttttaaaaaagagagagaattctgAAAAGGCGCCATAAAATAAAAGACGccgggaaaaggaagaggcacacaCACTATAAAAGAGAAATTTCAATCTTCCAGGCAGCTACAAAGGGAAACAGCCAGCAGGAAATCAAAATGCGAGAAAGAGACTTTTTAAAGAAGAGATATAAAAGAAGTGGAAAGCGTactgtgggtttgtttttttttgtagcaAGGGAATCTCACAACTATAGTAACActgctttaaaagaaacaacaactgaAACCAAGGTGATAAATTTACAAGCTGGCAGGAGACCCAGAATTTTCTAGATGGGAGTTGAGAGAAGGACCCAGacctgaacatctggaggctggcAGTGCATTGTAATAACATATATAAGAGGAAGGGAAACACCGTCCAGTCCCCCCAACAGGATCACTCGGTAGTTCTTCTCCAGGCAAAAGGAGAGCTTTCCAAAACTGAAACCAGGCGTGACGTTCACAGTTGCAAGATGCAGGATGAAAGCAACCTACTTTGATTTAAGATGATCTTCCAGTTCTAGGGTCTCCCTTAAGTGAGCagcaattcccaaccttggggtcctcccagatgttcttggactagaactcccagaagcctcccaaggttgggaagccctaCGAGTCATCGCTCAAGGCATTGTGCAGGAAGGGGGGGGTCTTAACAATGATCTTGCTTCCCGTTTGTCCTCGGATTCCAACGTTGAAATGGATTTCCGTTCTCTACCCTCCAACCCCAGGTCTGTCGCTGATCTTGAAAGTGGAGCAGAAAGACCACATCCCTCTCTTGTCCACTGTGGCCGGCGTGAAGGTGATGATTCATAACCACAATCAATCACCCTTCTTGGAACACGAAGGGTTTGATATCCAACCAGGGGTCGAGAGCACCATCGGAATCAAACAGGTAGGCATTACGTCCTGAAATTCCAAATATACAGCCccaatgttgttttgtttctatCTACTTACCTTTTGGGCTGAATTCTTAAaaccttttgggtttttttgaaatgctgcttCTGAGTTTCCAGGGATGGCGTGGGTGAGAAATGCTCTTATTTTCATTCAATCTGTTTGGTCGGCTGATCACTTTCCCAAAATTCGGAAATCTCTGCACTCATTTCCATGGGTATTTTTCAAATCCGTTTCTCTTAGCGTAGGAGAAGGACAAGCAGTTTTTTCCtaatcagaaatggaaaacagggaGGCCTTATTTTCATTATTACAACTGTTTGAATattcctatttttttcctttcttaataCAGGATTTTAGGCACTGGGCCAGTTTCTGCTCACGTACATATTTTTGCATGCAGGTTTTTCTAATTTGGGCTTTGCCTCATACAATACTGCAGCAAATACATTGTTGATCTCTTTTAATCCATAGGATGAAGTGAATCGCTTAGGTGGAAATTATGGATATTGTACGGAGGAAGGAAAGGACGTGAGCGTCCCACTCATCTACAAGAGCAAATATACAACGCAGGTATACTTGACACAGAAGGGAAGCTTTGCATTGTTCACATTTTTATGCTGGCCTGCTCCTATATTTGATATTCACAACCCCCCGGACTCATGGACAAAGGTCTGGCTGGTTAATTCTGCTTGGGGTGTGAAATTCACCCTCATGAAGCTCTCTTCCTTCCATCCTGCTAGTTGGTAGCACGAGATTGCCTGAATCTGTGGATTACTGCcccagaagtctgcaggaatttCTCAAGCCATTAAAATCCCGACAAATATTTTCATGTACTTAAGCTAATGAAGCTAATGAATACTGctggagcagtacaacagtggaaccagttaccaaGGGAGTTGGGGAGtgttccaaccctggaggcattcaagaaaaacttggatcatcacctggcagatacgctttgattgtattcctgcatcaagcagggggttggactggatggccttgtaaggccccttccaacttcacttttctatgattctatgaattccaccTCTGGTTGTGATTTTGGACCTGTGACAGAGGACAGGAGAAATGGATGGGTGGGAGCTCAGTTTTGTGGGAGCTGCAAAAGATTATGGctcagacagatttttttttggtaggCAGAGACTACCACACCTGTAAGCCCTTGCAGCTCACACAGAGCTGAACCCAATCTACCCATTTCCCCTATCTTCTTCACaggatgaaaatggctgctggggcCTGGGTTCGTTAGCTTAAAAACTTGAAAACATGTGTCAGGAttttgagttttttaaattaaagcccCCACGCATGCGTCCAGGGAATTATAGAGTAGTCTGCAAAATCTGAAAACCCTACACCTATTAGTTGGCCCTTAAGGTGAGATGGGGTCCACCGAGTCAATGAAAACTCACTGGATGTCCTCTTTGGTTCTCTCCCTATCCCATTTCCACCTCTGCAGGCGTGTTTGCATTCCTGTTTCCAGCACCAGATGATTGAAAAGTGCCACTGTGGATATTTCTACTACCCATTGCCTTCTGGGGCTGAATACTGCAATTATAACAAGCATCCTGCCTGGGGTAAGTGGAAGACAGAGTGACAGATGTACACGTCCATTTAATCTGGGTGTCTTGATAAACTTTGGAATGATAGGTGTTTGCCCGTAGAGTCTGGTGATGCCAATGTTGTTGGGGGCAGTAAACCCTCTCCTggttttactctgaactttaaaggagcccATCTGAATGAGTGAATTCGGCTGCAATGAAGATCAGCTGCAATGGACTGGACACCCTGTCAGAGCCCCCAGTCTCCACTAATGTCAGCTGAACAAACATTTTCAGGGACTCCCCCCCCCGTAACATCTGCCTCCTATTGACCGTGTTCTTTTCTTTACCTCCAGGTCATTGCTTCTACCAACTGTACAAACAGCTTGCCCACCACAAACACATCTGTTTCGATGAGTGCCCCAAACTATGCAAGTGAGTAGGAAAAATATCTCCATCGTTTGAATGGGGTGCAAGTTGATCCTAGTTCGATTTTGAGACCTGTGTTTCTTGACTGGCCCATTGAATatatctctcctttcttcatcacaTGCCAAATTACATGTCCTCCAAGCAAATACATAGCTATTAAGGTCCAGGCTACTATAGAACTGTGCCTCTCCAGTTTCATCACAGAGACAGCCTGACATGCTGGACTGAGTTCCACTGGCTTGCTGTAGAAACCAGCAATGCACAGCACTGACTGGCCAATGTCAGTAACTTCCTCTCCCATCCCCACAGATCCTGTTTTTCTCCAGTCTTGCACAAAAAtgagacatacacacacagacagacatacaCGTGTACCTTAAACATGTCAAGTGCTTGAAGAAAAAATGgtttaagagaaagaaaattccACCTTTTCTTGGGGCaaagaagaagaggtggcaagtggCAGATTCCTAGGCAAGGCCAATGGAATTAAAACCATTTCCTTTGAAGCATACTGACCATATGACTAGGTGTGTGCTGGATTTTAAGTGCAGAATTCACAACTCATCGTCCTGTTGGTTTGTTTCCTGGCAGGGAATCCCGATACACACTTTCAGCCGGGTACGCCAAATGGCCATCGACCAAATCTAAGGTAAAGTAAGATTTTGTTACTGATCTACAAAAATCCCCATACTCACACTCTACAAAACTCACAGGAGTTGTCGAAGGAAGTGTAGACAGAACCACGTGTGTGTGGCAAAATGGGAAAGGAAGCGTTTCGGAGCAAAGGAACAGGATGGATGTGaccccaaagcttggaaaagttgctttttaaaactgactTCTCTGAGAACTCTTCATTCAACATGAGCATTGCAGTTTGACGTTCTAGCTGGGGGGATTCAACATCTCCAAATGGGGTTTCCCAGAAATGGCCCTAGAACAGCTTGAAGTTGACGAACCTAGAACCGTGTCAGGCTGGAGAGATACACCGGTGGTCTTCTGAATCTTGCTGAACTACAGATCCCATTATCCCCCCTTGGCTGCGCTAGCTAGAGTCTATCATTGAGGGCAGACTCCCTTTCTATTCAGAAGATCTGAGAGCCAATGCAAACAGAACCACAGGACCTTATTTTAGGATATTCTTATAATACTTTCTACATCTCTGGAATTCATGTGATCTCCTCCATATTTCAGGATTGGATCCATAGAGCATTGCAAGCTCAGAACAATTATAACAAAAGTAGCAACAGGTGAGTCACAATACCGTTTgggaggggggatttttttttcctctccttttttctatTCATTACAGCACACTGGGTTACATCTATCTGTAGCATCAAAATCAAAACACCCAGTAAGAATTGTCTTTGTGTAGTTTAGAATAAAAATCGAGGCTGGAAAAAGGAGGTTCAAAGgtgtagtttttaaatattgaaagGCACACAGCTGAAAAATACAGACAGCAGGACCCCTtttccacgggatcagtatccactgattaaCTTATCCACGGgctgaaaatacaaaatgaatcctcccccacccacccagaaatGCCCGTTTATATTTCCTGGGTGtgcttgccagaactggccacgagagggagccaAAAACCATGCAATTTATAGCGTCTCATACTTCCACGTTTTTCCAGCATCCACGAGAGGCGTTGGAATCAACAGCCCCACCAATGGATTCCTCAGTAGACCAAAATGCTTAAGAGGGAGAAGGCAAACTGTGATGAGTTTTGGCTCACCTTTCCACCTGTTTTCCTCTCTTCCAGAGAAGACCTCGCCATGGTCAATGTTTACTTCGAGAAGCTTGACTATCAGTCCTGGGACGAATCTCCAGAGTACACCGTGAGTCGGGGCTTTCTCTGGTTTTGACTCAGACTAAAAACCCTACAGTGTgcaagggttttaaaaaaaactaaattaaaaatgcCAGACAAGAACCAGCATCAACAACTAACCTTCTTGTCTGTCTTTGTGTTTAGGTGACATTGGCAATGTCCAGCATGGGAAGCCAATGGAGTTTATGGTTCGGATCTTCTGTGTTATCCGTGGTCGAGCTGTTTGAATTCGTGGTGGACGCCGCCATCTTAACCCTCATCTTCTTCTACCGGCGGCTGACGGCCAAGACCCACAAACTGACTCGCCCGCCGAAGACCCCGAGGGCGAGTTTGACGCTGGAGAACTACCGGTCCGTGGAAGAAGGCGTGGTGTCCAACCACGGTGAAGAGAAGACCTCGGTGCCCATCACCGCCATGACGCTGGAGGACGACAGCGCCTCCACCTGTCCAAAGGATGGGCCTCTGTCTTGCACGAAATATAGCAAGCACGAGGTGCCGGAACTGGACTCGGGCGTCGTGCTTCATGGATTCAAGCAGAAAAATGAACACTGTGTGGACAAGGGTCCAAATAGATAAGGGTATCTAAAAGGAGGTTGTAAAGAACTGCCGGACCTGCCTTCATAACCTCACGATCCAGAATTCCTGAGACTGACCCCACTCGGGAGACTTTGTGGCCAGAAGACGAAGCTGTGACCTCTGACCGGGTCAGAGGAACCAGAAATACAACAGGACTGATGTCTAATGGGGAGTCGGAGTCTGTTATTTTTCCCTCAGTTGTTTACTTTCAGACTTCGTCTCCTGTGGCAACCAAGATGCTGTCCACCAACCTATGAGAAGGGGGGTttcaaaaaaaaacctgagtaGGGTCATGGACATCAAACTTGTATCTACCTCCTTTGTGTAGCCTTACATCCAATATGAATGGTTTAGTTCCTAGAAATGACTTCTCCTTGCAGTATTTACACTGTGGCTGGATCGATATATCTCAATGGCATATTGCACAGCACTGATTGGCCAATGCCAGTCATGTACTTTCCTTTCAAGACTCTTCAACTGTGTCCCCTTGAGACATCTACTTCCTCCCCCCTCTTGTGTTATGTGTGGAGTGTTGTGGTTGTCCAGTTCCCATTTAAGAAGAGGGGGAAATTGATCTTAGCTTTCTACCCAGACGCTCCAGAAGAAACCAGATTCAACTGGGTATCCCTGCGCAAACAGATTGGATCGTCAACATTTCACAGATGGTCCCAGGTTAAATGTTAAACCGCTTGcacatgtacaaaaaaaaaaaatctcggGGCAGATATTTTATGAGCATATGTTCTTTCTGagatcccaggaaaaaaaagataacacTTGACCGCACTAATTGATAACGTCCAAGATGCCTCATTTATTTGAGAGCCAAAAGAAACTGGTTCTCTTTCGCACATAAAACCCACAGTAAGGATGGTGTCTTTCAAGGATGTGTGTGTTGTTCCTTTTTTAAGCTGTAAAGTTCATGGACTTTCCCAAGCAGGAGAGACGAAAGAACAAAACGGGagcaagaggaagaaaacagactTGATGTCAAAAGACTGTGAAATCTAGTAGTTTCCTTTAGATTCCTTATGCTCATACCTCAGAGCCTAGGGGTGGAATTTTTGGACTTCCGAGCCTACTAatatcataattctccattctggctaTTCTGTCTACCTTAGAAGCACCCTACGAAGGCTAAAATTTGTACGGCTAATACTTGGTTTTaaaatttggttttaaaaattgGTAAGGCTAAAATTGGGAAGGCAggttgagctaggcctagctcctcctaagcttcctgctcagaaagaaaggctcccagctagcactggggtgggaacaggaagcttgggtggagctaggcccaGCTCAACCTGAAAGCCTTCCAATTTAGGCCTAgtgtcccaggtgagccacacttaccgtatttttcgcactataagacgcacttttttcccacaaaaaagggggtggaaagtctgtgtgtc includes the following:
- the LOC144584054 gene encoding uncharacterized protein LOC144584054; protein product: MSSMGSQWSLWFGSSVLSVVELFEFVVDAAILTLIFFYRRLTAKTHKLTRPPKTPRASLTLENYRSVEEGVVSNHGEEKTSVPITAMTLEDDSASTCPKDGPLSCTKYSKHEVPELDSGVVLHGFKQKNEHCVDKGPNR